Proteins encoded in a region of the Fundulus heteroclitus isolate FHET01 unplaced genomic scaffold, MU-UCD_Fhet_4.1 scaffold_50, whole genome shotgun sequence genome:
- the med21 gene encoding mediator of RNA polymerase II transcription subunit 21 isoform X1: MLSIRPGFMCWVVSPLQLADQFCNAIGVLQQCAPPASFSNIQTAINKDQPANPTEEYAQLFAALIARTAKDVDVLIDSLPSEESTAALQAASLRQLEEENHEAAARLEEVVYRGDMLLEKIQNALADIAQSQLRTRNGALSQPSPAES, translated from the exons ATGCTGTCAATTCG TCCTGGGTTCATGTGTTGGGTCGTGTCTCCGCTCCAGCTCGCTGATCAGTTCTGCAACGCCATCGGCGTTCTGCAGCAGTGTGCTCCCCCTGCCTCCTTCAGCAACATCCAGACGGCCATCAACAAGGACCAGCCCGCAAACCCCACTGAAG aatatgctcagctgtttgCAGCTCTGATAGCCAGAACGGCCAAAGATGTGGACGTACTGATCGACTCTCTGCCCAGTGAAGAGTCCACGGCAGCTCTGCAG GCGGCCAGCCTccggcagctggaggaggagaaccatGAAGCAGCGGCCCGTCTGGAGGAGGTGGTTTACCGCGGcgacatgctgctggagaagatCCAGAACGCCCTGGCCGACATCGCCCAGTCTCAGCTACGCACCCGCAACGGAGCCCTCAGTCAGCCGTCGCCAGCCGAGTCCTGA
- the med21 gene encoding mediator of RNA polymerase II transcription subunit 21 isoform X2 encodes MADRLTQLQDAVNSLADQFCNAIGVLQQCAPPASFSNIQTAINKDQPANPTEEYAQLFAALIARTAKDVDVLIDSLPSEESTAALQAASLRQLEEENHEAAARLEEVVYRGDMLLEKIQNALADIAQSQLRTRNGALSQPSPAES; translated from the exons ATGGCGGATAGGCTAACGCAGCTTCAAGATGCTGTCAATTCG CTCGCTGATCAGTTCTGCAACGCCATCGGCGTTCTGCAGCAGTGTGCTCCCCCTGCCTCCTTCAGCAACATCCAGACGGCCATCAACAAGGACCAGCCCGCAAACCCCACTGAAG aatatgctcagctgtttgCAGCTCTGATAGCCAGAACGGCCAAAGATGTGGACGTACTGATCGACTCTCTGCCCAGTGAAGAGTCCACGGCAGCTCTGCAG GCGGCCAGCCTccggcagctggaggaggagaaccatGAAGCAGCGGCCCGTCTGGAGGAGGTGGTTTACCGCGGcgacatgctgctggagaagatCCAGAACGCCCTGGCCGACATCGCCCAGTCTCAGCTACGCACCCGCAACGGAGCCCTCAGTCAGCCGTCGCCAGCCGAGTCCTGA